One Vigna unguiculata cultivar IT97K-499-35 chromosome 11, ASM411807v1, whole genome shotgun sequence DNA window includes the following coding sequences:
- the LOC114168649 gene encoding uncharacterized protein LOC114168649 — protein MKMVTAFTGNMKRAAAGLRRINLEGLRWRVFDAKGQVLGRLASQIATVVQGKDKPTYTPNRDDGDMCIVLNAKDVCVTGRKLTEKVYYWHTGYIGHLKQRTLKDQMAKDPTEVIRKAVLRMLPRNKLRDDRDRKLRIFPGSEHPFGERPLEPYVMPPRSVREMRPRARRAMIRAQKKAELQQQNADGKKGKNREAKEETA, from the exons ATGAAGATGGTAACTGCTTTCACCGGCAACATGAAG AGAGCTGCTGCTGGACTTAGACGCATTAATCTTGAAGGTCTTCGATGGCGCGTTTTCGATGCAAAAGGCCAG GTCCTTGGGAGGTTAGCATCTCAAATAGCTACTGTAGTCCAAGGAAAGGATAAACCAACTTACACCCCTAATCGTGATGATGGAGATATGTGCATTGTTCTTAATGCAAAGGATGTTTGTGTGACTGGGAGAAAACTAACAGAAAAGGTCTACTACTGGCATACAGG ATATATTGGCCACCTCAAGCAAAGGACTCTAAAGGATCAAATGGCCAAAGACCCTACTGAAGTCATTCGCAAAGCTGTTCTGCGTATGCTGCCCAGAAACAAACTACGTGAT GACAGGGATCGAAAATTAAGGATTTTTCCTGGCAGTGAGCACCCATTTGGTGAACGGCCACTTGAACCTTATGTGATGCCTCCGAGAAGTGTACGGGAAATGAGGCCACGAGCAAGGCGTGCCATGATTCGAGCACAGAAGAAGGCTGAACTGCAACAACAGAATGCTGATGGAAAGAAGGGCAAAAATAGAGAAGCGAAGGAAGAAACTGCATGA